In the Streptobacillus moniliformis DSM 12112 genome, one interval contains:
- a CDS encoding NUDIX hydrolase: MGIPIKDGFKFLKGAIKYHPTTKVPLEYIIKDDAVCITIFDEDLKKVLLVEQYRPGVDKSTFENVAGIIDPGESPYFAISRELKEETGYNFEDIVDVISMKNPMLVDPYMTQYIHFYAGRLKSNEIIPGETDFDEAEDIKSHWIEIDQIENYLIDMKTLLSVKYFLPILKKMSVKNE, encoded by the coding sequence ATGGGAATACCAATAAAAGATGGTTTTAAATTTTTAAAGGGAGCTATAAAGTATCATCCTACAACCAAAGTGCCACTTGAATATATTATTAAAGATGATGCGGTGTGCATAACGATATTTGATGAAGACTTAAAAAAAGTATTATTAGTAGAACAATATCGTCCAGGTGTAGATAAGTCCACATTTGAAAATGTTGCAGGTATAATTGATCCAGGAGAATCGCCTTATTTTGCGATAAGTAGAGAATTAAAAGAAGAAACAGGATATAATTTTGAAGATATTGTTGATGTAATCTCAATGAAAAATCCTATGTTAGTTGATCCATATATGACACAATATATACATTTTTATGCTGGTAGATTAAAATCTAATGAGATTATTCCAGGAGAAACAGATTTTGATGAAGCAGAGGATATTAAATCGCATTGGATAGAAATTGATCAAATAGAAAATTATTTAATTGATATGAAAACATTGTTATCAGTTAAATATTTTTTACCAATTTTAAAGAAAATGAGTGTGAAAAATGAATAA
- the mgtE gene encoding magnesium transporter — MNNNLDMEKLTQEEIELLKQEIKSRLDHEEEEEYFEEDIDTEEIAEDLQNLESEKEIEEFVEEHHSVDIADSFYEIDDDTELLRVFNLFSDDVKIELFEQSDEKLQVRILNLLELDKAIDILTYLPPDDVADILGTLELRKSKEILDNMKRSDANKIRLLLGYEDDTAGGIMTTQYIAFKKNLKIKDIMEKIKIIGPKTEYIETIFVLDEEARLFGEADLRDILISSDDTTLEEITNENIIYVDPYYDQEKVAQIVSRYGLKVVPVVNRKGNMLGIITIDDVIDVINEENTEDILKMHGAGDDETLETTLKDSVLKRLPWLSINLVTAFLASFTVGLFSKTIDAVVALAVSMPIVSGMGGNAGTQSLAVTIRSIALDESDSEETWKISIKYIFLGFINGIILGIICAIAIFFFYRNIYLSLVIFLAMIGNCVIACLVGYLIPVGLKLAKIDPAMASAVVLTTITDICGFFLFLGLATLFLDKLV; from the coding sequence ATGAATAATAATTTAGATATGGAAAAATTAACACAAGAAGAAATAGAATTACTTAAACAAGAAATAAAGAGTAGATTAGATCATGAAGAGGAAGAAGAATATTTTGAAGAGGATATAGATACTGAAGAAATAGCAGAGGATTTACAAAATTTAGAATCTGAAAAGGAAATAGAAGAATTTGTTGAAGAACATCATAGTGTTGATATAGCAGATTCATTTTATGAAATTGATGATGATACAGAATTATTAAGAGTATTTAATTTATTCAGTGATGATGTAAAAATAGAGTTATTTGAACAATCTGATGAAAAATTACAAGTTAGAATTTTAAATTTACTTGAATTAGATAAAGCTATAGATATTTTAACATATTTACCTCCAGATGATGTTGCAGATATATTAGGAACATTAGAATTAAGAAAAAGTAAAGAAATTTTAGATAATATGAAACGTTCTGATGCAAATAAAATAAGATTACTTTTAGGTTATGAAGATGATACAGCTGGTGGTATAATGACCACACAATATATAGCGTTTAAAAAGAATTTAAAAATTAAAGATATTATGGAAAAGATAAAAATTATCGGACCAAAAACAGAATATATAGAAACTATTTTTGTATTAGATGAAGAGGCTAGATTATTTGGAGAAGCAGATTTAAGAGATATATTAATATCTTCTGATGATACAACACTTGAAGAAATTACAAACGAAAATATTATTTATGTTGATCCATATTATGACCAAGAGAAAGTTGCACAAATTGTTTCAAGATATGGTTTAAAAGTAGTGCCTGTCGTAAATAGAAAAGGTAATATGCTTGGAATAATTACGATAGATGACGTTATTGATGTAATTAATGAAGAAAATACTGAAGATATCTTAAAAATGCATGGAGCAGGGGATGATGAAACTCTTGAGACAACTTTAAAGGATAGTGTTTTAAAAAGATTGCCATGGCTATCTATAAATTTAGTTACAGCATTTTTAGCTTCATTTACTGTGGGTCTGTTTTCTAAAACAATAGACGCTGTAGTCGCACTTGCCGTTTCTATGCCTATAGTATCTGGTATGGGTGGAAATGCAGGAACTCAAAGTTTGGCTGTTACAATAAGATCTATAGCACTAGATGAAAGTGATAGTGAGGAAACTTGGAAAATTTCAATCAAATATATATTTTTAGGATTTATAAATGGTATTATATTAGGTATAATATGTGCAATAGCAATATTTTTCTTTTATAGAAATATTTATCTAAGTCTTGTAATATTTTTAGCTATGATAGGAAACTGTGTTATAGCTTGCTTAGTAGGATATCTTATACCAGTCGGTCTAAAACTAGCTAAAATTGATCCAGCTATGGCATCAGCAGTAGTTTTAACAACAATAACAGATATATGTGGGTTCTTCTTATTTTTAGGACTTGCAACTTTATTTTTAGATAAATTAGTGTAG
- a CDS encoding M48 family metallopeptidase, protein MVEKILGYEVERKRVKNINLRIRDDLTIFISAPINIDKYYIEQFILSKKNWIDKNIEKMKEYRKNIQDETLENGTKIKFLGNYFEVNVIKNIYDSVMILNDKIILNTKNDDFNYKIKLIEQFYYKEAEKVFKERIAIYLSIMNENINRLIIKKIKGKWGYCKPNERIIALNTKLIKRSLFEIDYVIIHELSHLKHPNHSINFYRHIEKYMQNYKEAEKKLKYK, encoded by the coding sequence TTGGTTGAAAAAATTCTAGGATATGAAGTAGAAAGAAAAAGAGTAAAAAATATAAATTTAAGAATAAGAGATGATTTAACTATATTTATTTCAGCACCTATTAATATAGATAAATACTATATTGAACAATTTATTTTATCTAAGAAAAATTGGATAGATAAAAATATAGAAAAGATGAAAGAATATAGGAAAAATATTCAAGATGAAACATTAGAAAATGGAACAAAAATTAAATTTTTAGGTAATTATTTTGAAGTTAATGTTATTAAAAATATATATGATAGTGTAATGATTTTGAATGATAAAATTATATTAAATACTAAAAACGATGATTTTAATTACAAGATAAAATTAATAGAACAATTTTATTATAAAGAAGCAGAAAAAGTATTTAAAGAGAGAATAGCTATATATTTATCAATAATGAATGAAAATATCAATAGACTTATAATAAAGAAAATTAAAGGTAAATGGGGCTATTGTAAACCAAACGAAAGAATTATAGCTCTGAATACTAAATTAATCAAAAGATCTTTATTTGAAATAGATTATGTAATAATACATGAATTATCTCATTTAAAACATCCTAATCATAGTATAAATTTTTATAGACATATAGAGAAATATATGCAAAATTATAAAGAGGCTGAAAAAAAATTAAAATATAAGTGA
- a CDS encoding prohibitin family protein, which produces MEKIYNRINIKSSILIISSIIIIAITSTSFYTVNTGEVAIISTFGKVNKIEGEGLNFKIPFIQSKDMLEIREKIYDFTKENGGDLSLNVSTKDIQTVNIELNVQASISDPEKLYKAFRGYHEARFIRPRVREIVQATISKYTVEEFVSKRTDISKLIFEKLKDDFDVYGLNVSNISIVNHDFSDEYERAIEQKKIAEQAVEKARSEQEKLSVEAENRVKLAEYNLKEKELQAKANQIESNSLSKQLLQKMAIEKWNGELPKVQNDSSAILINDVLK; this is translated from the coding sequence ATGGAAAAAATATACAATAGAATTAATATTAAAAGTAGTATTTTAATAATCTCTTCAATAATTATTATTGCAATTACTTCTACGAGTTTTTATACTGTTAATACAGGAGAGGTAGCAATAATTTCAACATTTGGAAAAGTTAATAAAATTGAAGGAGAAGGTTTAAATTTTAAAATACCTTTTATTCAATCTAAAGATATGTTGGAAATTAGAGAGAAAATATATGATTTCACAAAAGAAAATGGTGGAGATCTATCGTTAAATGTTTCTACAAAGGATATTCAAACAGTAAATATTGAATTAAATGTACAGGCAAGTATATCTGATCCAGAAAAATTGTATAAAGCTTTTCGTGGATATCATGAAGCAAGATTTATTAGACCGAGAGTAAGAGAGATAGTTCAAGCAACTATTTCAAAATACACTGTCGAAGAATTTGTTTCAAAAAGAACAGATATCTCTAAGTTAATATTTGAAAAATTAAAAGATGATTTTGATGTATATGGACTAAATGTTTCAAATATTTCAATAGTAAACCATGATTTTTCAGATGAATATGAAAGAGCTATAGAACAGAAAAAAATTGCTGAACAAGCAGTCGAAAAAGCAAGATCTGAACAAGAAAAATTATCTGTAGAGGCAGAAAATAGAGTTAAATTAGCAGAATACAATTTAAAAGAAAAAGAATTACAAGCAAAAGCAAACCAAATTGAAAGTAATTCATTATCTAAACAATTATTACAAAAAATGGCTATAGAGAAATGGAATGGTGAACTTCCAAAAGTTCAAAATGATTCTTCAGCAATATTAATTAACGATGTATTAAAATAG
- a CDS encoding peptidylprolyl isomerase, with protein sequence MNMKIKITTNKGEIVLNLFEESAPITVASFINLVNRGFYNGLKFHRVIEDFMAQGGDPTGTGMGGPGYMFGDEFYNGYTFDKPGYLAMANAGPNTNGSQFFITTVVTEWLNNKHTIFGEVSSENDLNIVKSLVTGDVMEKIEIIETNEDYLGKVVEIMAEFNRKIEKSI encoded by the coding sequence ATAAATATGAAAATAAAAATTACTACAAATAAAGGTGAGATAGTATTAAACTTGTTTGAGGAATCAGCTCCAATTACAGTTGCTAGCTTTATCAATTTAGTTAATAGAGGTTTTTACAACGGGTTAAAGTTTCATAGAGTAATAGAAGATTTTATGGCTCAAGGTGGAGATCCTACTGGAACAGGTATGGGTGGACCTGGATATATGTTTGGTGATGAATTTTACAACGGATATACTTTTGATAAACCTGGATATCTAGCAATGGCAAATGCAGGACCAAATACTAATGGATCACAATTTTTCATTACTACTGTAGTTACAGAGTGGCTAAATAATAAGCACACTATATTTGGTGAAGTTAGTTCTGAAAATGATTTAAATATTGTTAAGTCATTAGTTACTGGAGATGTTATGGAAAAAATTGAGATAATAGAAACTAATGAGGATTATTTAGGAAAAGTTGTAGAAATAATGGCAGAGTTTAATAGAAAGATAGAGAAATCTATATAG